DNA from Lentibacillus amyloliquefaciens:
AGCGTCCCTGAGCAAACGGCAAATCCATGCTGATGGTTAACACCTGGACATTTCCAAGCTTGTCTGCTTCTTCATTAAAACGCTTTGTTTCATCAGAGCAGACACCCGTATCAACTGAAGGTACAGCAGCGATCAACCGCACTTTGCCTTTATAATCACTGAGTGATACTTCCTGAAGATCATTGGCTAAAACCGTAAAGTCAGGAGCCTTATCACCGACTGAAACTTCATTCCCCAACAATGTGACCGGATCCTGATTAAATGTAACATTTGCCATGTGAATCATCCCTTTCGTATAAATTTATTCATAAGTACGTGTTCAAAAAGGAGCATTCTTACCGGACTTTTTGAACAACCTTTATAACTTTATTATGAATGGAACGGTCACATATGTCCACTGTTAAGGTGCATCAATCGTATGAATTTTTTGTGAACTAAACATCGTAATTTTGATCAAATTCATCATTAAATGACTGCTGTGACTTACGCTGTTGTTTTTTGTCCTGCCTGCTGCGGGCTTGTTTTGACTCCTGATTCTCTTTATCGTTACTTTTACTATCGCTTTGTTGACTGGACTGTTGCTTCATCATTTCAGGAAGCCCTGATTCTTTTAATAATTGCTGAATTTTTTCGGCTGCTTTCGGTGCAAAATCGAGTAATTTTTCATATATATGCGTATTTTCATCTAGGTGAATCATTTTAATTCCTTTTGGACTGACAATTAAAAAAGCAACCGGTGTCACAGAAACACCACCCCCGCTGCCTCCGCCAAAAGGCTTGGATGCACCGGAGGACGATTCACCTGATGAGCTTCCGTTGAATTCGCTGCCACCTGCAGCAAATCCGAATCCCAGCTTTGATACTGGTAAAATGACACTGCCATCCATCGGTGATTCAATTGCATCTCCAATAATTGTATTAGCCTCCGTCATATCTTTTAAATTCTCCATTGCCGTCGTCATCAGACCCTCTATCGGATGTTCATCCATGATAATCCTCCTTCTTTAGATGATTGCTTCCTGGTTCTTAGGATCTTTCCGTATGAATTTCAGTAATGCATAGATAGCTTGCCCTGTCCTGATTGTTATCATACAGTCCACTTTCGAATCGATTTGTTTTTGATTAAAAAGCGGAATTACCTCAAGAAGCGGCTTGTGGTCAAAATGGCTTTTAGACGATAAAAGACCTGTTATCATGCCTTTTACAGACCAGATTCCACCTGTCAAAACCCCGGTAATAGGTGCTTTTCCGGCACCAACTTCCGTAACCCATGAAAAACGTTCAAATCGAAGCCTCTCTAGAATGATTGTGGTCATGTCATGATAACTTTTTAGTCTTTGAATAAAATTTTCGCTCATCTTGTGTAATAATGTTAAGGTCTCGTCCAGAGATTGATCTTGATTATTCGTTTCTTCCGATAAATCAACAGTTCGTTTAAAAATCCGAATACGAAAATAATAAACAGCAAGATCGAGCGTTTGCTGGTTCTGATCAAACAGTACCGAACAATCAATCTTTATTCGGGACAATAAAACGGCAGCTATGAGTATAATCAAAAAAACACAAAATAACCCAAGAACCATAGGATCACCTCTTCACTAGCATATTCTGCTGCAAATTCCAGTTTTTACACATGATTAGGATTAAATGAAAAGAAATGATAAACTTGGGAAAATAAGTACTATGTATATTGTGAGGTGTCTATAATGCCTGATCGTAATAACATATTTTTTTACTATAAACCTGATAAAAAACTTGATGAAAAATTGCAGCCACTATTTGAATTGGCCCGCCAAAACGCGTTCAACATTGTAAAAGATCCCGATGACGCTAACGTGATTGTCAGTGTTGGAGGAGATGGCGCATTTCTTCAAGCTGTTCGACAGACCGGCTTTCGTCAGGACTGTTTATACACCGGCATAACCCGGTCAAATGAATCAGGCCTGTATTGTGATTTCAATATGGACAATTTCGAGGAGATGCTACACACCATGCAGCACGAGGCGATGGAAGTACGCCGTTTCCCGGTCATTGATGTTACAGTCAACGGCGGTCGGTCAACCTTTCATTGCCTGAATGAAATCAGCATCCGCACGAATATCATTAAATCTATTGTTATTGATGTGCATATTGATGACTTACATTTTGAAACGTTTCGCGGAGATGGACTGGTCGTCGCAACACCAACCGGCAGCACGGGGTACAATAAATCGGTCCAAGGTGCGATTATCGATCCTAAGATCCCTTGTTTCCAGGTGTCTGAAATTGCATCACTCAATAATAATCGCTATCGTACATTAGGATCATCATTTGTATTAAACAAAGACCGGCAGCTGACGTTGAATGTTGTGCAGGATGGTAATGATTATCCGATTATCGGGTTGGATAATGAAGCCTATTCAATCCGCACGATTCAGGATCTGACAGTTCATTTAAGTGATAAAGTCATTAAAACGGTTAAACTTAAAGACAACTCTTATTGGGACCGGGTCAAACGGACATTTTTATAATAAGTTTCAGGTCTCCGAAAAACCTTTCAGTTGCTCTGAACAGCATG
Protein-coding regions in this window:
- a CDS encoding DUF2953 domain-containing protein; translated protein: MVLGLFCVFLIILIAAVLLSRIKIDCSVLFDQNQQTLDLAVYYFRIRIFKRTVDLSEETNNQDQSLDETLTLLHKMSENFIQRLKSYHDMTTIILERLRFERFSWVTEVGAGKAPITGVLTGGIWSVKGMITGLLSSKSHFDHKPLLEVIPLFNQKQIDSKVDCMITIRTGQAIYALLKFIRKDPKNQEAII
- a CDS encoding NAD kinase, which codes for MPDRNNIFFYYKPDKKLDEKLQPLFELARQNAFNIVKDPDDANVIVSVGGDGAFLQAVRQTGFRQDCLYTGITRSNESGLYCDFNMDNFEEMLHTMQHEAMEVRRFPVIDVTVNGGRSTFHCLNEISIRTNIIKSIVIDVHIDDLHFETFRGDGLVVATPTGSTGYNKSVQGAIIDPKIPCFQVSEIASLNNNRYRTLGSSFVLNKDRQLTLNVVQDGNDYPIIGLDNEAYSIRTIQDLTVHLSDKVIKTVKLKDNSYWDRVKRTFL
- the tpx gene encoding thiol peroxidase, with product MANVTFNQDPVTLLGNEVSVGDKAPDFTVLANDLQEVSLSDYKGKVRLIAAVPSVDTGVCSDETKRFNEEADKLGNVQVLTISMDLPFAQGRWCAANGVKNLDTLSDHRQADFGEKYGVLIKELRLLARAVFVVDSNDNVTYVEYVDEATNHPDYEGALEAAKKAE
- the ytfJ gene encoding GerW family sporulation protein; the protein is MDEHPIEGLMTTAMENLKDMTEANTIIGDAIESPMDGSVILPVSKLGFGFAAGGSEFNGSSSGESSSGASKPFGGGSGGGVSVTPVAFLIVSPKGIKMIHLDENTHIYEKLLDFAPKAAEKIQQLLKESGLPEMMKQQSSQQSDSKSNDKENQESKQARSRQDKKQQRKSQQSFNDEFDQNYDV